The DNA window TTAAATCCAAAGATGAATACTTTAATGCGACTATATAATCTGTTTTAAACAGTTTAAAAACCACATTTTTTTAAAGAGCAGTGCTATTAGTACTGCTCTTTATTTTTTAACCAATTCTTAACAGGAAACAACGAAAAATTTTAACAATTTGCGATACGAAATAAGTGAGTTAAAAATATTGTGTTTTAAATATAAAGATAATGGAAGAAACAGGGACAATTGATATAAAGTCAATCAATGAAAAAATTGAAAAAGAAAGCGCTTTTGTTGATTTATTAGTCATGGAAATGAACAAAGTAATTGTTGGTCAAAAGCATATGATTGAACGATTACTAATTGGGTTATTAGGACAAGGACATATTTTACTTGAAGGTGTTCCAGGATTAGCAAAAACCTTAGCTATTAATACGTTATCAAAAGCTATTGATGGAAGTTTTAGTAGAATACAGTTTACACCAGATTTATTGCCTGCAGATGTTGTTGGTACCATGATTTATAATATGAAACTCAACGATTTTTCAATAAAGAAAGGGCCTATTTTTGCCAACTTTGTTTTAGCAGATGAAATCAATAGAGCTCCAGCAAAAGTGCAATCAGCATTGTTAGAAGCCATGCAAGAAAAGCAAGTCACAATTGGTGATAAGACATTTATTTTAGATAAGCCATTTTTAGTAATGGCAACTCAAAACCCAGTAGAGCAAGAAGGAACTTATCCGTTACCAGAAGCTCAGGTCGATCGTTTTATGCTTAAAACTGTTATTGATTATCCTAAGCAAGAGGAAGAGCAACTCATAATGAGAGCAAATTTAAAAGGGTCTTGGGATAAAGTGAATCCAGTTGCTTCAGTTGCACAAATTTTAAAAGCTCAAGAAGCCGTTAGAGACGTTTATATGGATGAGAAAATTGAAAAATATATCCTTGATATTATTTTTGCAACCCGTTATCCTGAAAAATATAAGCTAGCAGAGTTAAAACCATTAATTTCATTTGGAGCTTCTCCTCGTGGTAGTATCAATTTAGCTACTGCAGCAAAATGTTATGCGTTTATTAAGCGTCGTGGCTATGTCATTCCAGAAGATGTTCGTGCTATTGTTCACGATGTTTTACGTCATAGAATCGGAATTACTTACGAAGCTGAAGCTGAAAATATAACTTCTGAAGATATCATTAATAAGATTGTTAACGAAATTGAAGTCCCTTAGAATTGTCATTCTTGCGAAGGCAGGAATCTCATTATTATTTGTAAGAAATTTAATCAGATAGATTTCGCATCAAGTGCGGAATGACAAAGTAGAAAAATGGATACTAAGGAATTACTAAAAAAAGTACGAAAAATTGAGATCAAGACAAGACGATTGTCTGATCATATTTTTGGAGGCGAATATCACTCGACGTTCAAAGGTCGTGGTATGACTTTTTCTGAAGTAAGGCAGTATCAGTTTGGAGATGATGTAAGAAGTATCGATTGGAATGTTACAGCACGTTACAACGAGCCTTATGTAAAAGTCTTTGAAGAAGAACGAGAGCTCACGATGATGCTTATGGTTGATATTTCAGGCTCAAAATTGTTTGGTACAGATGAACAATTTAAAAATGAAATTGCTACCGAAATTGCAGCTACTTTAGCATTTTCTGCCACTCAAAACAATGATAAAATTGGCTTGATTTTATTTTCTGATGACGTAGAACTGTACATTCCACCTAAAAAGGGAAGGTCTCACGTGCTGAGAATTATTCGTGAATTAATCGAGTTTAAACCTAAGAGTAAACTCACTAATATTGCTGAAGCCTTAAAGTTTTTATCTAACGTGATGAAAAAGAAAGCGATTGTTTTTGTACTTAGCGATTTTATAGCAGACGATTATAAGCAAACGCTTAAAATTGCTGCTGGAAAACACGATATAACAGGAATTAGAATTTATGATAAGCACGAAGAAAGCATTCCAAATATAGGTATGGTTCAAATGCAAGATGAAGAGACAGGAGAGTTGCTTTTAGTAGATACTATGTCTAAAAAAATTAGAACTAATTATAGTAAATACTATCATGAAAAAGTGAACTACTATAAAGAAGCATTTACAAAATCTGGAGCAGGAACAATCGATTGTCGTGTGGATGATAGTTATGTGAAAAAGTTATTGGGCTATTTTAAAACTAGATAATAATTAATAGAATGTCTGGTCGAGCGCAGTCGAGACCTATTATAAAATGCAGAGAAATAATTTAAATATTAAAAACGTAAAAAGTTACAAGTTACAAGCTTCAAGCATATTTTATATGCTCTTTTGTCTATGTCCTTTTTTATCCTTTTCTCAAGTCACGTCTTCAATTGATTCAACTAAAATTAAAATTGGACAGCAAATTACATTTAAAATTGAAGTTGAAGCCGATACAACCGATTTGATCGTCTTTCCTGAAGGACAAACATTCTCGCCTTTAGAAATGATTGAATCATATAAGGTAGATACCACAAAAAATAATGCGAAATATCAACTCATAAAAACATACGGATTAACGCAATTTGATTCTGGGTCTTATACCATTCCGAAACAGAAAATAATCATTGGTACTAAAACATTTTTCACCGATTCGTTACAGGTTAAAGTCTCAAATATTCAAGTAGACACTACAAAACAAGGGCTTTATGATATCAAGCCGTTTATTAAAGTTGATAAAAGTAGCAGTAACCGTTGGTTAATGATATTAGGAATTCTATGCGCTATAGCTCTTGTTGCATTTTTATTGTATTGGTTCATTTGGAGAAAGAAACCATTAACTGAAGAAGCGAAAATAGCTTTGCTTCCTCCTTATGACAGAGCAAAATTAGCTTTAAAAACTTTAGATGAAAGCACCTATTTGGAAAATTCTGAATTGAAAGATTACTATTCCGAATTAACCTTCATTATCAGAAAATACCTTGACGAAAAAGTATATGACAAATCTTTAGAAAGCACGACTGATGAATTAATTTCAAGGTTGAATCTTTTAAAAGACGCGAATCAAATTGAATTAAGTAAAGATGACATTCGAAACCTCGAAACCATTTTAAAACGTGCCGATTTAGTGAAATTTGCCAAATCTGCTCCAGATGTTGAACTTGCAAAATTAGATAGAAATACTATCGATATCGAAATAGATCATGTTAAGGAAGCGCTGCCTGAACCAACTGAAGAAGAAAAGCTACTTAATGAGAAATACAAAGAAGATCAAGAACGAAAAAAGAAACGCAAAAAAGTAATATTAACTGTATTAATTTCAGTGTTTCTAGTTATTGCAACCTTTGTAGGTTTTGGAATTAAATATGGATTTACTTATGTGAAAGATACTGTCATTGGTCATGAAAGTAAAGAACTTTTAGAAGGTAATTGGGTAAGAAGTGAATATGGTGTTCCACCAGTAATGATTAATACACCAAAGGTTCTTAAACGAGAAATTATTGAATTGCCTAAAGAACTTAAAGACAAAATATCAAACACGACATTTAGATATTTTTCCCCTAGCTCAGGAATAGATATTCAAGTAAGTACAACCGTATTTAATTATTCTGAAGAAGAGAAAAAACAACAGGCTTCTGATGATGCAAAAACTAGCGAATTATATGCTACTTCTGAAAAATTTGTTGAACGTTTGGAGGCTCAAGGAGCAAAAGATATTACTGTGAAACGAGAACAGTTTATAACGCCAAATGCAGCAGAAGGTTTAAAAACCTATGGTACAATGTCGCTTGAAATTGATGGTGATTTTAAATTAGCCAACTACACTGTTATTTTGTTTAAAGCTGAAAACGTAAGACAGCAAATCATTTTGCAATGGAGAGAAACTGATGATTACGCTAACCAGATGGCAGAACGTATTTTAAATTCAATAGAACTTAAAAAAGCAGAAGAGTAATGTTAGAAGGCATAGAGTTTTTAAATAAAGGATGGTTCTGGTTGCTATTATTGCTACCATTAGCTATTGTTTGGTACTTATTTACCGTAAAAAAACAAACAGCTGAACTTAAAATATCTAGCCTAAAAGGGTTTAAAATCACTACATCTTGGTTAGCACGTTTGAAGCCAGTTCTATTTGTGCTAAGACTTCTAGCACTTGGACTGTTAATAACAGCTTTAGCTCGACCAAGAACAGTTGATGTGTCTTCAAAAACAAAAACAACAAGAGGTATAGATATTGTCATGGCAATTGATGTGTCTGCAAGTATGTTAGCAAAAGATTTATTACCAAATAGATTAGAAGCACTAAAAAAAGTTGCAGGTGAATTTATTCAAGGCAGACCAAATGATAGAATAGGTCTTGTTGAATATGCAGGAGAAAGTTTTACTAAAACACCTATCACAAGCGATAAATCTATTGTGTTACGTTCATTAAGAGATATAAAATACAATACCATTATTGATGGCGGAACAGCTATTGGAATGGGATTAGCAACGTCTGTGAATAGATTAAAAGATAGTAAGGCTAAAAGTAAAGTCATTATTTTATTGACAGATGGTGTAAATAATTCAGGGTTTATAGATCCTAAAATTGCCAGCGAATTAGCTTTAGAATATGGTATTAAAACCTATACAATTGGCTTAGGAACTAACGGAATGGCATTATCTCCAATTGCTATCAAATCAAACGGATCATTTCAATATGGAAGGGTTCAAGTTGAAATTGATGAAGACTTATTAAAAGAGATTGCAGATGTAACTGGAGGAAAATATTTTAGAGCAACCAATAATAAAAAGCTCGCAGAAATATATGGCGAAATCAATAAATTAGAAAAAACAGAAGTTGAAGAATTTAAATTCTATAATTACGAAGAGAAATACAGACCGCTTGTCATTTTAGCAGCTTTACTTTTGTTATTAGAATTTATAATGCGTAATACAATTTTTAGAAGTTTTGTATAATAATATAAAATCTCCTGCAAGGTTTCTGAAACCTTGTAGGTATAATTTAAAAAAGTCATTTGTTATCAGTAGTTAATATCAACTGAAAACTCAATATTGAAAAAATGTTTCAATTAGAAGAAAAAATATGGTTTTGGGTTTTAATGGTAATTCCAGTAATTATCTTGCTTTTTGTTGTACTTCAAATTTGGAAGTATAAGGCGCAAAAGCGCTTTGCAAACAAAGCACTTCTTAAACGTTTAAGTCCAAATCAATCAGTATTTAAACCTGTTTTAAAGGTTGTCGTATTGTGTTTGGCTTTTGCATGTTTGTCTATCGCATTAGTAAACCCAAAGATAGGTACTAAACTAGAAACGGTTAAACGAGAAGGTGTCGACATCGTGTTTGCTGTTGATGTTTCAAAAAGTATGTTAGCTGAAGACATTGCGCCTAACCGTTTAGAAAAGTCTAAACAATTGGTTACTCAGATTATTAATAATTTGGCTAGTGATCGTGTAGGTATTATTGCATATGCAGGTAAAGCGTTTCCACAGTTACCAATAACAACAGATTATGCATCTGCAAAAATGTTCTTACAGAATATGAATACTGATATGTTGTCTTCACAAGGAACTGCAATTAGTGAAGCCATCGAATTAGCCAAGACGTATTTTGATAACGAAGAACAAACCAATAGAGTTCTTATTATAATTTCTGATGGTGAAGATCATACAGATGCAGCAGCTTCTGTAGCAGAGGAAGCTAACAATGAAGGCATTCGAATTTTTACAATTGGTGTTGGTGACGTAAAAGGTGGTCCAATACCAATAAAGAGAAATGGGATTGTTTTAAACTATAAAAAGGACAATAATGGAGAAACCGTTATTACCAAATTAAATGAAGATACGCTTAAAGATATTGCAGATGAAGCGAATGGGTCTTACATTAATGGAAGAAATACCATCGAAGTCGTTGATGCTATAAGAGACATCCTAAATAAAATGGATAAAACAGAATTTGATGCGAAAGAATTTGCCGATTTTAAAGATCAATTTCAATGGTTTTTAGGATTTGCAATCTTCTTTTTATTTATAGACATTCTTTTTTTAGAACGAAAAACAGGATGGTTAAAACGATTGAACCTTTTTAATGAGAATTTTTAACCTTTAAAAAGTATTAATATTTTATAAAATCTTTAACTATAAGATGTCTAACAGTTTTTTATCTTGCTATTTACATTAAATGAAAGTCAATACAATAACATATTACTCTAGTTTTAAATTTGATCAGAAAATGAAACAATTATGCATCATTTGTTTGGTTTTAGTATCTGCTCTTTCTTTTGCACAAGACAAAAATAAAGAGAAAGAACTTCAATTTCAAAAAGCTAATAATTTTGTTTATGAAGGTAATGAACTTGTTGGTTCTGATGATTACATTTCAGCAGAAATGGAATATAGAAAAGCAATTTCAGAACAACCAAATACTATTGCTGGAACCTATAATTTAGGAAATTCATATTATGAAAAAGGCCAGTATGATGAAGCCTTATTTCGTCATACACAAGCTGCAAAAAATGCAACGTCTAAAGCTGAAAGACATAAGGCATATCATAATATTGGTAATATCCTTATGAAAAACAAAAAGTGTAAAGAAGCTGTTGTTGCTTTCAAAGATGCTTTAAGAAATGATCCTACAGACGATGAAACACGTTACAATTTTGCCTTAGCTAAAGAATGTGCCGAACAACAACAGAATGAGCAAGACGAAAATGATAAACAGGATCAAGAGCAAGAAAAAGAAGGTGACGACGAGGAAAAAGATAAAGGCGAAAACGAAGAAAATAAAGACGATCAAGATAAAAAAGACGAAGGTGACGATGATAAAAAGGAAGGAGATGATCAAAAAGATGATCAAGGAAAACCTAAAGATGAAAAAGACGGAAAAGAAGGAGAAAATAAAGATCAACAAGGAAAACCTCAACCTAAACAAGGACAATTATCTCCTCAGCAAATAAAGAACTTATTGGAGGCCATGAATAACCAAGAACAAAAAGTTCAACAAAAAATCAATGCCGAAAAACAAAAAGGAGTAAAAGTAAAAACAGAAAAAGACTGGTAGTATTTTTCAAATGAGACTTATAAAACACATAACGTTACTATTAATTATACTTGCTACAAGCATTGCTTCAGCACAAATTAAGTTTGAAGCTAAAGTAAGTAAAACCAAGTTAGGTATCAACGAACGTTTGCGTATCGATTTTGAGATGAATAAAGATGGTGATAATTTTACACCACCAGACTTTTATGGTTTCACTGTGGTTGGAGGACCAAATACGTCTGTGAGCCAGTCATGGTTAAATGGAAAACGCTCTTATAAAAAAACCTACAGTTATTTTCTAGCTCCAAAAAAGAGAGGCACACTTAAAATTAGACAAGCTACTATAGAAATAGATAACGAAGTCTATAAAACTCAACTTGTATCTGTCAAAGTTACTGCAGCTGTTAAACGACCGAATGATCCAGATGATGCTGAAAATGTCGCTTCAGATAACATTCATTTAGTAGCTGAGGTTTCAAAAGCTAATCCTTACCTAAATGAAGCGATAACAGTTGTCTACAAACTTTATGTTTCACAAAGTACAGGTGTAAGTAACTGGAGAGAAATAGACAATCCTAGGTATAATGACTTTTGGAGTCAGAACATAAATATTAAAGGGTTAAAAATTCAGAATGGTAGTTATAATGGTGATGATAATTATAGATATGTTATTTTGAGAAAAACGGTTTTATATCCTCAAAAAACAGGTGAACTAGAAATAGAACCATTAAGTTTAGATGTTACTGTTGAGGTGCCAACCAAACGTCGAGATTTTTTTGGAGGCAGATTAATGACACAAGTAAATAAGCGAGTTTCTGCTGGAAGTAGAACGATAAACGTAAAACCATTACCAAACAATGGAAAACCAGATGATTTCTCTGGAGCAGTTGGTGATTTTAAGTTTAATGTGATCACCTCCAAAACGGAGTTAAATGCTTCAGAATCTTTGCAAGCAAGAGTTGAGGTTACGGGTAATGGGAATTTAAAACTTTT is part of the Psychroserpens ponticola genome and encodes:
- a CDS encoding AAA family ATPase gives rise to the protein MEETGTIDIKSINEKIEKESAFVDLLVMEMNKVIVGQKHMIERLLIGLLGQGHILLEGVPGLAKTLAINTLSKAIDGSFSRIQFTPDLLPADVVGTMIYNMKLNDFSIKKGPIFANFVLADEINRAPAKVQSALLEAMQEKQVTIGDKTFILDKPFLVMATQNPVEQEGTYPLPEAQVDRFMLKTVIDYPKQEEEQLIMRANLKGSWDKVNPVASVAQILKAQEAVRDVYMDEKIEKYILDIIFATRYPEKYKLAELKPLISFGASPRGSINLATAAKCYAFIKRRGYVIPEDVRAIVHDVLRHRIGITYEAEAENITSEDIINKIVNEIEVP
- a CDS encoding DUF58 domain-containing protein, giving the protein MDTKELLKKVRKIEIKTRRLSDHIFGGEYHSTFKGRGMTFSEVRQYQFGDDVRSIDWNVTARYNEPYVKVFEEERELTMMLMVDISGSKLFGTDEQFKNEIATEIAATLAFSATQNNDKIGLILFSDDVELYIPPKKGRSHVLRIIRELIEFKPKSKLTNIAEALKFLSNVMKKKAIVFVLSDFIADDYKQTLKIAAGKHDITGIRIYDKHEESIPNIGMVQMQDEETGELLLVDTMSKKIRTNYSKYYHEKVNYYKEAFTKSGAGTIDCRVDDSYVKKLLGYFKTR
- a CDS encoding BatD family protein, coding for MLFCLCPFLSFSQVTSSIDSTKIKIGQQITFKIEVEADTTDLIVFPEGQTFSPLEMIESYKVDTTKNNAKYQLIKTYGLTQFDSGSYTIPKQKIIIGTKTFFTDSLQVKVSNIQVDTTKQGLYDIKPFIKVDKSSSNRWLMILGILCAIALVAFLLYWFIWRKKPLTEEAKIALLPPYDRAKLALKTLDESTYLENSELKDYYSELTFIIRKYLDEKVYDKSLESTTDELISRLNLLKDANQIELSKDDIRNLETILKRADLVKFAKSAPDVELAKLDRNTIDIEIDHVKEALPEPTEEEKLLNEKYKEDQERKKKRKKVILTVLISVFLVIATFVGFGIKYGFTYVKDTVIGHESKELLEGNWVRSEYGVPPVMINTPKVLKREIIELPKELKDKISNTTFRYFSPSSGIDIQVSTTVFNYSEEEKKQQASDDAKTSELYATSEKFVERLEAQGAKDITVKREQFITPNAAEGLKTYGTMSLEIDGDFKLANYTVILFKAENVRQQIILQWRETDDYANQMAERILNSIELKKAEE
- a CDS encoding vWA domain-containing protein; protein product: MLEGIEFLNKGWFWLLLLLPLAIVWYLFTVKKQTAELKISSLKGFKITTSWLARLKPVLFVLRLLALGLLITALARPRTVDVSSKTKTTRGIDIVMAIDVSASMLAKDLLPNRLEALKKVAGEFIQGRPNDRIGLVEYAGESFTKTPITSDKSIVLRSLRDIKYNTIIDGGTAIGMGLATSVNRLKDSKAKSKVIILLTDGVNNSGFIDPKIASELALEYGIKTYTIGLGTNGMALSPIAIKSNGSFQYGRVQVEIDEDLLKEIADVTGGKYFRATNNKKLAEIYGEINKLEKTEVEEFKFYNYEEKYRPLVILAALLLLLEFIMRNTIFRSFV
- a CDS encoding vWA domain-containing protein is translated as MFQLEEKIWFWVLMVIPVIILLFVVLQIWKYKAQKRFANKALLKRLSPNQSVFKPVLKVVVLCLAFACLSIALVNPKIGTKLETVKREGVDIVFAVDVSKSMLAEDIAPNRLEKSKQLVTQIINNLASDRVGIIAYAGKAFPQLPITTDYASAKMFLQNMNTDMLSSQGTAISEAIELAKTYFDNEEQTNRVLIIISDGEDHTDAAASVAEEANNEGIRIFTIGVGDVKGGPIPIKRNGIVLNYKKDNNGETVITKLNEDTLKDIADEANGSYINGRNTIEVVDAIRDILNKMDKTEFDAKEFADFKDQFQWFLGFAIFFLFIDILFLERKTGWLKRLNLFNENF
- a CDS encoding tetratricopeptide repeat protein, with translation MKQLCIICLVLVSALSFAQDKNKEKELQFQKANNFVYEGNELVGSDDYISAEMEYRKAISEQPNTIAGTYNLGNSYYEKGQYDEALFRHTQAAKNATSKAERHKAYHNIGNILMKNKKCKEAVVAFKDALRNDPTDDETRYNFALAKECAEQQQNEQDENDKQDQEQEKEGDDEEKDKGENEENKDDQDKKDEGDDDKKEGDDQKDDQGKPKDEKDGKEGENKDQQGKPQPKQGQLSPQQIKNLLEAMNNQEQKVQQKINAEKQKGVKVKTEKDW
- a CDS encoding BatD family protein, translating into MRLIKHITLLLIILATSIASAQIKFEAKVSKTKLGINERLRIDFEMNKDGDNFTPPDFYGFTVVGGPNTSVSQSWLNGKRSYKKTYSYFLAPKKRGTLKIRQATIEIDNEVYKTQLVSVKVTAAVKRPNDPDDAENVASDNIHLVAEVSKANPYLNEAITVVYKLYVSQSTGVSNWREIDNPRYNDFWSQNINIKGLKIQNGSYNGDDNYRYVILRKTVLYPQKTGELEIEPLSLDVTVEVPTKRRDFFGGRLMTQVNKRVSAGSRTINVKPLPNNGKPDDFSGAVGDFKFNVITSKTELNASESLQARVEVTGNGNLKLFELPNLQLPNSLEVYEPEHNENVKTNLNGMYGSISDNYTIVPQYKGKYPIPSVEFSYFDPSTESYKTVSSGEIVINVLEGPVNTTNSDNNIASVDNGKQNVVSTGDQFAFVKTDANLKPINSSYFFKSSTFWTSLLLPFLAIPLALVYRKKKEERNADVFGNRIRKADKLAKRYLSEAKKVLGQKEAFYIALEKALHNYLKAKLHIETTDFSKEKIEILLTERQVNRESIQEFINILEHCELARYTPITNVEMQKDYENAAKTISIIDKELR